In Drosophila simulans strain w501 chromosome X, Prin_Dsim_3.1, whole genome shotgun sequence, one DNA window encodes the following:
- the LOC6740043 gene encoding uncharacterized protein LOC6740043: MKYTTIILFALAAFVLPTFAANDYLWGEVGANDYKLAKDTVSKAFFVGLVQTKKYVFKQSDNLNALTITAIKITDKKKSHGATAVLVSGGPGSKGATIKFTSERGYGIKDTVEIWGR, from the exons ATGAAATATACcacaattattttatttgcgctAGCCGCATTCGTTTTGCCAACATTCGCCGCAAATGACTACCTGTGGGGCGAAGTTGGTGCAAACGATTACAAATTGGCCAAGGATACCGTTTCGAAGGCGTTTTTCGTTGGTCTGGTGCAGACCAAAAAATACGTATTCAAGCAGTCG GACAACCTAAATGCGCTGACCATTACGGCAATTAAGATTACCGACAAAAAGAAGAGTCACGGAGCAACTGCTGTACTGGTCAGTGGAGGTCCTGGATCCAAAGGAGCAACTATTAAGTTCACTTCGGAACGAGGTTACGGCATCAAGGATACCGTGGAAATATGGGGTCGTTAA
- the LOC120285382 gene encoding uncharacterized protein LOC120285382 encodes MAPRPRATQSLESRRTRGIKSYRCRVCSGIHALRKCKRFHKLSAEKRLRAVLINKYCSNCLAHQHSGGDCRSQEGCKKCGGNHHTLLHMHEVRPAPSPAALPAPTRRERHPAAPRPVRISRIPPPAPVANNQRRPKVSVASPAVATGQQKAVPILPTAIVVLDTGSKTFETGAMIDPCMPVSSIDRSLAAAFRLPIARLGGNEVCSVTLRSRTSTFRLNVVLKVEPSLRIRTPIQALSDAARAKFDGVRLADERFHRPASISLVLGSDVYANLIQPGFLKIDDGLPVAQNTVFGWTVSGACTE; translated from the coding sequence ATGGCTCCGCGACCTCGTGCCACCCAGTCGTTGGAAAGCAGACGTACTCGAGGTATCAAATCCTACCGCTGCCGAGTCTGCTCTGGAATCCATGCACTTCGGAAGTGCAAGAGGTTCCACAAActgagcgctgaaaagcgccttcgggcagtacttattaataagtactgctcgAACTGCCTCGCCCATCAGCACTCAGGAGGAGACTGCCGAAGCCAAGAGGGATGCAAGAAGTGTGGAGGAAACCACCACACTctactccacatgcacgaggtcCGTCCCGCTCCGTCCCCAGCAGCGCTACCAGCTCCGACGCGCAGAGAGCGCCATCCCGCTGCACCTCGTCCGGTCCGGATTTCCCGCATTCCGCCACCAGCCCCAGTCGCCAACAATCAACGGCGTCCGAAGGTCTCCGTCGCGTCTCCGGCGGTGGCAACGGGGCAGCAGAAGGCTGTTCCCATTCTGCCTACAGCCATCGTCGTGCTGGACACGGgctcgaagaccttcgagaccgggGCCATGATCGACCCATGCATGCCGGTGAGCAGCATCGACCGGTCGTTGGCGGCTGCGTTCCGGCTGCCCATCGCCCGGCTGGGAGGCAACGAGGTCTGCTCGGTGACACTCCGGTCCCGAACAAGCACCTTCCGACTCAACGTCGTCCTGAAGGTCGAACCCAGCCTAAGGATCCGGACACCCATCCAAGCTCTGAGCGACGCCGCCAGGGCCAAGTTTGACGGTGTTCGTCTCGCGGACGAGCGCTTCCACCGGCCGGCCTCCATCTCCCTCGTGTTGGGATCAGATGTATATGCCAACTTGATCCAACCGGGGTTCCTAAAAATTGATGATGGCTTGCCCGTCGCGCAGAACACGGTGTTCGGATGGACCGTTTCTGGAGCGTGCACGGAATGA
- the LOC123327334 gene encoding uncharacterized protein LOC123327334 codes for MIDVCHLGMSYRARALIDSGSEATFISERLFNLIKLPFRNTQTQVSGLNHSVSAKSSKLCHFGIRSPTKPEQYDSVIQEYLDLGHMKEVPPTHNSPSYHLPHHAVLKWRYFQYVFSADITKMYRQIWVDPKHTPFQRILFRNKEGDIRDFELKTVTFGVNCAPFLAIRVLQQLAEDIQVPFPNASRIIQQHMYVDDVLAGANSVIEAQSSIRELQAALSASGFPLRKWTSNNKGVLKDVPAEHLLHSEFLDIDAESTAKTLGIRWRAKSDEFYFVPPDIVVEPSYTKREVLSQIARLFDPAGWLAPFIIRSKMFMQEIWLQNLGWDDKLPTEMCQRWQSFLAEYSDLNQIRVPRWIWYQPEVIIEHHGFCDASQRAYGAAIYIRVEVGQKILTRLLTAKTRVAPVKTVSLPRLELCGAVLLTEMVTAILPHMPSASSNIRCWTDSTIVLAWLRKPACNWTTFVANRVAKITQATPVDCWAHVRSEQNSADLASRGVSLHELADNHLWWHGPEWLQGPRELWPAQSDTLPVTELEQRAVKVHFVKAPSIDFLERFSKLDKALRVLVYVQRFLKRCRKGSFLPNSRPTSEEIRGAERTLTSIAQRRAYGQELQHLTEKRPLPVSSPLVNLFPFIDQHGLLRACGRLTASKTLQYDERHPIILPYNCRLSRLVVQFTHQITLHGGSQLIVRLIRSKYWIPKIKNLVKAVVNPCKICTIYKKRLQTQLMGDFPTDRVSFSRAFTYTGIDYAGPEARLSSTGPFG; via the exons atgattgacgtgtgccatttggggaTGAGCTACCGAGCCCGAGCCTTAATCGACTCGGGATCCGAGGCGACGTTCATTTCAGAACGCCTGTTCAACCTCATCAAGTTGCCATTCCGCAACACCCAGACCCAAGTCTCCGGGTTAAATCATTCAGTCTCCGCGAAGTCCTCGAAGCTGTGTCACTTCGGGATTCGCTCTCCTACTAAGCCAG AGCAATATGACAGCGTGATCCAGGAGTACCTGGATCTGGGTCATATGAAAGAAGTTCCGCCGACTCACAATTCTCCATCGtatcatcttcctcatcacgcg GTCCTGAAATGGCGTTATTTTCAATACGTCTTCAGTGCAGACATCACGAAAATGTATCGTCAGATCTGGGTCGATCCGAAACATACCCCGTTTCAGAGAATTCTGTTCCGAAACAAGGAAGGAGATATCCGAGACTTCGAATTAAAAACAGTTACCTTCGGGGTCAACTGCGCCCCCTTCCTCGCCATTCGAGTCTTGCAACAGCTGGCAGAGGATATCCAAgtgccatttccaaatgccagccgcaTCATCCAGCAGCACATGTACGTCGACGACGTTCTGGCAGGGGCGAATTCCGTAATCGAAGCCCAAAGTTCAATTCGAGAGTTGCAAGCAGCCCTAAGTGCCTCCGGGTTTCCGCTGAGAAAGTGGACCTCGAACAACAAAGGCGTCCTTAAAGACGTCCCGGCCGAACACCTCCTTCATAGCGAGTTCCTCGACATCGATGCCGAAAGCACGGCCAAGACGCTCGGTATTCGGTGGAGGGCAAAGTCCGACGAATTCTATTTCGTTCCTCCAGACATAGTTGTGGAACCCTCCTATACAAAGCGAGAAGTTTTGTCCCAAATCGCTAGGTTGTTCGATCCTGCCGGGTGGCTCGCGCCGTTCATAAtccgttcaaaaatgttcatgcaggagatttggttgCAAAACTTAGGCTGGGACGATAAGCTTCCCACTGAAATGTGTCAGCGGTGGCAATCGTTTTTAGCCGAGTATTCCGACCTCAACCAGATCCGCGTTCCGAGATGGATCTGGTACCAGCCTGAGGTAATCATAGAGCACCACGGTTTCTGTGACGCGTCCCAGAGAGCCTATGGAGCGGCGATATACATCCGCGTCGAGGTGGGGCAAAAGATCCTGACTCGCCTGCTTACAGCCAAAACACGAGTGGCCCCGGTAAAAACCGTCTCCCTTCCTCGGCTAGAGCTCTGTGGTGCCGTGCTGTTAACCGAAATGGTGACAGCAATCCTCCCGCACATGCCCTCCGCCAGTTCAAATAtccgctgctggacagattccacaatcgtcttagcctggCTACGAAAGCCTGCGTGCaactggaccacatttgtggccaacagagtTGCCAAGATCACGCAGGCGACGCCAGTCGACTGTTGGGCACACGTTCGCTCAGAACAAAACTCCGCCGATCTAGCCAGTCGAGGCGTATCCTTACATGAATTGGCAGATAACCATctctggtggcacggaccagAGTGGCTGCAAGGGCCACGAGAGCTATGGCCAGCACAAAGTGACACTCTTCCAGTGACCGAGCTAGAGCAGCGCGcggtcaaagtgcattttgtcaagGCCCCGTCCATCGACTTTCTCGAGCGTTTCTCCAAGTTGGACAAGGCCCTGCGAGTTCTGGTCTATGTTCAACGCTTCCTTAAACGCTGCCGCAAAGGTTCGTTCTTGCCCAACTCACGCCCTACAAGTGAAGAGATCCGAGGGGCAGAACGAACTCTGACCTCCATTGCGCAGCGCAGAGCATATGGCCAAGAGCTTCAGCATCTGACCGAGAAAAGGCCTCTTCCAGTGTCAAGTCCGTTGGTGAATTTGTTCCCGTTCATTGACCAACACGGCCTGTTAAGGGCGTGCGGCCGTCTCACTGCCTCCAAAACcctgcaatatgatgaacgtCATCCGATTATTCTCCCCTATAACTGTAGACTGTCGCGCCTTGTCGTCCAATTTACTCACCAGATTACTCTTCATGGCGGTAGTCAATTGATCGTACGCCTGATCCGATCGAAGTATTGGATTCCTAAAATCAAGAATCTGGTGAAGGCTGTGGTCAATCCTTGTAAGATTTGCACGATTTACAAGAAGAGACTCCAAACACAGCTGATGGGCGATTTCCCGACAGATAGAGTCTCCTTCTCTAGGGCGTTCACCTACACGGGTATCGACTATGCCGGCCc CGAGGCGCGGTTGTCCTCAACGGGTCCATTCGGATAA